The following coding sequences are from one Peromyscus eremicus chromosome X, PerEre_H2_v1, whole genome shotgun sequence window:
- the LOC131899473 gene encoding uncharacterized protein LOC131899473 isoform X2, whose protein sequence is MACKKYYFEHDIYGVGFYEEEVTSELQQRRAAAANASHSEEVAGILEELGHLNAVIDHNYIREEKNSTRGKSRQPVQGRQEPVFRKPSRCCGKPYKFTPEQLLELDRVFEETQNPDELKRKELAELIDVEECTVKDCFPTRKINHHRISGNQAYRCTSWYPDHLFLKILEQK, encoded by the exons ATGGCATGTAAGAAATACTATTTCGAACATGACATTTATGGTGTGGGCTTCTATGAAGAAGAAGTAACAAGTGAACTCCAGCAAAGGAGGGCTGCAGCAGCAAATGCCAGCCACAGTGAAGAAGTTGCAGGCATCCTGGAGGAGCTGGGCCACCTAAATGCTGTGATTGACCACAACTACATCCGTGAAGAGAAGAACAGCACCCGTGGGAAGTCCCGTCAACCTGTACAAGGAAGGCAGGAGCCGGTTTTTCGGAAGCCATCCAGGTGTTGCGGAAAGCCGTACAAGTTCACTCCTGAACAACTACTTGAACTAGACAGAGTTTTCGAAGAAACTCAGAACCCCGATGAACTCAAAAG GAAAGAGCTTGCAGAGCTCATCGATGTGGAAGAATGCACAGTGAAG GATTGCTTTCCAACTAGGAAAATCAATCACCATAGAATAAGTGGAAATCAAGCTTACAGATGTACCAGCTGGTACCCAGACCACCTCTTCCTGAAGATTTTGGAGCAGAAGTAG
- the LOC131899473 gene encoding rhox homeobox family member 2-like isoform X1, with protein sequence MACKKYYFEHDIYGVGFYEEEVTSELQQRRAAAANASHSEEVAGILEELGHLNAVIDHNYIREEKNSTRGKSRQPVQGRQEPVFRKPSRCCGKPYKFTPEQLLELDRVFEETQNPDELKRKELAELIDVEECTVKVWFNNRRAKLKKDQRALMHKSTPPGKHNLKILKETKNVVVLQEPLRDDFFFYEPHVGHPNWQ encoded by the exons ATGGCATGTAAGAAATACTATTTCGAACATGACATTTATGGTGTGGGCTTCTATGAAGAAGAAGTAACAAGTGAACTCCAGCAAAGGAGGGCTGCAGCAGCAAATGCCAGCCACAGTGAAGAAGTTGCAGGCATCCTGGAGGAGCTGGGCCACCTAAATGCTGTGATTGACCACAACTACATCCGTGAAGAGAAGAACAGCACCCGTGGGAAGTCCCGTCAACCTGTACAAGGAAGGCAGGAGCCGGTTTTTCGGAAGCCATCCAGGTGTTGCGGAAAGCCGTACAAGTTCACTCCTGAACAACTACTTGAACTAGACAGAGTTTTCGAAGAAACTCAGAACCCCGATGAACTCAAAAG GAAAGAGCTTGCAGAGCTCATCGATGTGGAAGAATGCACAGTGAAG GTTTGGTTCAATAATCGGAGAGCCAAACTTAAGAAAGATCAGAGGGCATTAATGCACAAAAGCACCCCTCCTGGTAAACATAACCTGAAGATTTTGAAGGAAACCAAGAATGTCGTTGTTCTTCAGGAGCCTCTTAGGGATGACTTTTTCTTCTATGAGCCACACGTTGGCCACCCAAATTGGCAGTGA